One region of Parcubacteria group bacterium genomic DNA includes:
- a CDS encoding L,D-transpeptidase, producing MNNVYIKGEKKKNRKGDWFLLIASIIILFISGVFFVTTQYPSLFYSVSLIETRKEIIPNNSITINFSRPVIHNHFGWKVEVSPQIDFDYKLENGNKKLVITPKKFWNPESEYNINIYGKNYFLFSVDNSFRFKTISYPKLTDFYPAFGAKEVLLDIEDPIKATFDKPIGDFKVKFVISPFKELGWEADNEKNEINLMPKGDLERGTRYVIETYTRYKDESDEKYRKIGETVFETKPITIVQIWEKDFSARLEQAKKFTEAKIKEGKYIDINTKSQVMAIFENGEILDAFMVSSGKKGMETPNGTYHIANKTPRAWSKEYGLFMPYWQALVPSGKFGIHELPEWPGGYKEGQNHLGTPVSHGCVRLGVGPAERVYNWTDIGTPVMVHS from the coding sequence ATGAATAATGTTTACATAAAAGGCGAAAAGAAAAAAAATAGAAAAGGAGATTGGTTTTTGCTAATCGCTTCAATTATTATCCTGTTTATATCCGGAGTATTTTTTGTTACCACTCAATATCCCTCATTGTTTTATTCTGTTTCTTTAATAGAAACAAGAAAAGAAATTATTCCTAATAATTCAATTACGATTAATTTTTCAAGGCCGGTGATCCATAATCATTTTGGATGGAAGGTGGAAGTATCCCCCCAAATTGATTTTGACTATAAATTGGAAAATGGAAACAAAAAATTAGTTATAACTCCAAAGAAATTTTGGAATCCGGAAAGCGAATACAATATAAACATTTATGGGAAAAATTATTTTCTTTTTTCTGTTGATAATTCATTTCGCTTCAAAACGATTTCTTATCCGAAATTAACCGATTTTTATCCAGCTTTTGGCGCAAAAGAAGTGCTGTTGGATATAGAAGATCCGATAAAGGCAACTTTTGATAAGCCAATTGGCGATTTTAAGGTGAAATTTGTTATTAGCCCTTTCAAAGAATTGGGCTGGGAGGCGGATAATGAAAAAAATGAAATAAATCTTATGCCCAAAGGGGATTTGGAAAGAGGCACTAGGTATGTTATCGAAACTTACACTCGGTATAAGGATGAAAGTGATGAAAAATACAGGAAAATAGGAGAAACAGTTTTTGAAACAAAACCAATCACAATTGTTCAGATATGGGAAAAGGATTTCAGCGCTCGACTGGAACAAGCCAAAAAATTCACTGAGGCCAAGATCAAAGAAGGGAAATATATTGATATAAATACAAAGAGCCAGGTAATGGCCATTTTCGAAAATGGAGAGATCCTTGATGCTTTTATGGTTTCATCCGGGAAGAAAGGGATGGAAACTCCCAATGGAACTTATCATATTGCCAACAAAACTCCGCGAGCTTGGTCAAAAGAGTACGGCCTTTTTATGCCCTATTGGCAAGCACTGGTACCTTCGGGAAAATTCGGAATTCATGAACTTCCTGAATGGCCAGGAGGATATAAAGAAGGGCAAAATCATTTAGGAACGCCTGTGTCTCATGGCTGTGTCCGGCTTGGCGTTGGGCCGGCAGAAAGAGTTTATAATTGGACAGATATTGGAACTCCAGTAATGGTGCATAGCTAA
- a CDS encoding EamA family transporter, whose protein sequence is MIFIFAALGSYFLGALTIILDKFLLGSKRITSAPVYSFFIALFGIFAVAFIPFVGFSIPSGWQIFLSLLGGALFSYGILALYFAIQKSEASRVSPIVGAVIPVATYFLSLIFSSEKLALIQIIGVALLIFGGLLISFDLPLKINKKKFFSGFYFSLSAGLLLALSYFVFKFVYNEQTFFNGFIWTRFGCFLAVMSYFLIPKWRKEICRSLNEFKKPKKKEYQTGGLFIGNKILGGTSSILLNVAIAMGSVTLVNSLVSSQYVFVLALAYFAHKKFPFAFQEKLYFWDWAQKTGAIVLIGVGIVFIFIR, encoded by the coding sequence ATGATTTTCATTTTTGCGGCATTGGGATCATATTTTCTTGGAGCTCTAACAATAATATTGGACAAGTTTTTGCTAGGCTCAAAACGGATTACTTCCGCTCCGGTTTATTCTTTTTTCATTGCATTATTCGGGATTTTTGCCGTGGCTTTCATACCTTTTGTCGGATTTTCAATTCCAAGCGGATGGCAAATATTTCTCAGTCTCTTAGGAGGAGCGCTATTTAGCTATGGAATTTTGGCGCTTTATTTTGCTATCCAAAAAAGCGAAGCGAGCCGCGTCTCTCCCATAGTTGGAGCTGTAATTCCAGTGGCGACTTATTTTCTTTCTCTGATTTTTTCCAGCGAAAAACTAGCTTTGATCCAAATAATTGGAGTGGCCCTTTTAATTTTTGGAGGGCTCCTAATCTCTTTTGATCTTCCACTAAAAATAAATAAAAAGAAATTTTTTTCCGGTTTTTACTTTTCTCTCTCAGCGGGACTTCTTTTGGCTTTGTCTTATTTTGTTTTTAAATTTGTATACAATGAACAGACTTTTTTTAACGGATTTATTTGGACAAGATTCGGATGTTTTCTCGCGGTGATGAGCTATTTCCTGATTCCCAAATGGAGGAAGGAAATATGCAGAAGCCTCAATGAATTTAAAAAACCGAAGAAAAAAGAATACCAAACCGGAGGATTATTTATTGGCAATAAAATCCTAGGCGGAACAAGCTCCATTCTTCTCAACGTTGCTATCGCTATGGGAAGCGTGACGCTGGTTAATTCCCTGGTTTCATCCCAATATGTTTTCGTTTTAGCTCTGGCCTATTTTGCCCACAAAAAATTTCCTTTTGCGTTCCAAGAAAAACTCTATTTTTGGGACTGGGCTCAGAAAACTGGAGCGATTGTTTTGATCGGAGTCGGCATTGTGTTTATTTTTATCAGATAA